The Deltaproteobacteria bacterium sequence AAAGATCGAGTCCTAATGACGCTTTGGAAATTCTTCCGCCCGCGTTAATTTTAGGCGCCAATCGAAAACCGATATCGGAACAATCAATTTCTTTTTCCACCGCCAACCCACTTATTTCTTTAAGCGCGATGAGTCCCGGTTTTTTTGTTTGGGACAATTCCTGCAGACCAAAACGAACCAAAATTCGGTTGATGCCCGTGAGAGGAACCATATCGCCGATGGTGCCCATCGCCACCAAATCAAGATGCTGTTTCAGGTTTGGCTCGCCTTGTGTAAAAAGTTTTTCTTCGCGCATTTTTTGACGCAGTGCCATGATCAGAAAGAAAACAACGCCCACACCGGCGAGACTTTGCTCCGGACTTCCCTTCGCCAATAATTGCGGATTGATGAAAGCAAACGCGGGCGGCGGTGTTGCGTCCAGTTCATGATGGTCGGTGACAATCACATCGAGTCCGATATTTTTAGCTTCCAGAAGTGCCGCGTGGGATTTGGTACCGCAGTCGACCGTGATAACCAGTGACACTCCCTTCGCCTGCAAACTTTTGAGGGCTTCCGCTTGAAGACCGTAACCCTCTTTGACTCTGTCGGGGATGTAAGTTGTGACATCAACGCCGATTTCCTTAAAAAATGTTGCAAGCAAAGCGGTGGCGGTTAGTCCATCAACATCGTAATCTCCATAAATTGCGATGGATTCTTTTTTTTGAATGGCGTTCATTACGCGACGCACGCCCAAATCCATATTGGGAATTAAAAAAGGACTTGGGAGATTTTTGAGAGAAGGAGATAGAAAATTTTTTGCACTCTCCAGACTTTCCACGCCTCGATTAACTAGAATCTGTGCGGTGATGCGGCTGATGCCTAGAGCTTCTGAGAGTAATTTTTGTTTTTCAGGATTTGACGGGTAGAGTTGCCATGCCTTGGAAAGTGGCATCCATCAACTCTCTTTCTTTCCGAAATAAGTCTCAACCTTTG is a genomic window containing:
- the recJ gene encoding single-stranded-DNA-specific exonuclease RecJ encodes the protein MPLSKAWQLYPSNPEKQKLLSEALGISRITAQILVNRGVESLESAKNFLSPSLKNLPSPFLIPNMDLGVRRVMNAIQKKESIAIYGDYDVDGLTATALLATFFKEIGVDVTTYIPDRVKEGYGLQAEALKSLQAKGVSLVITVDCGTKSHAALLEAKNIGLDVIVTDHHELDATPPPAFAFINPQLLAKGSPEQSLAGVGVVFFLIMALRQKMREEKLFTQGEPNLKQHLDLVAMGTIGDMVPLTGINRILVRFGLQELSQTKKPGLIALKEISGLAVEKEIDCSDIGFRLAPKINAGGRISKASLGLDLLCSTDLERATKFAKILDQCNQDRQTMQEKQVKQAIQQVGEKNSFTGLVVASPDWHPGIVGLIASKLTEKFYTPSIALSLSGEVARGSARSISGLHIVEILEECKDLLEQFGGHASAAGLTLKTAQIKNFEERFANVLERKMTENPSTPTLRVDCELQLSEIHDNLLKEIQTLKPFGIKNPEPVFATRQLQFQDMRVVGEKHLKFRVSDNFTQLNAIAFNMVDSHPQTPEKGDVAFVPQWNTYQDKTTIQLKVKDIKKL